A region from the Mya arenaria isolate MELC-2E11 chromosome 2, ASM2691426v1 genome encodes:
- the LOC128221762 gene encoding enkurin domain-containing protein 1-like isoform X2 — MHGLAIQGSGQGFGMPRHLRSDHPKDHFRENVRRMRQMQRQSKERDVQSAQPVKALWKSEKYKDISSKIKSDIEVQLKRNDFDFIKINGRSAKHSQVPRAPSLTALDDLKKKHEEEYRRHKLGAVPTYLRARKEQWKKEEEDRVANTPDPACPEGHKVMPDAERRETLDLLKQKQQELISKLQSLPLRTDTFRMRSCKQELENKLAEMEEAIKIFSRPKVFVKSE, encoded by the exons ATGCACGGTCTTGCAATTCAAGGGAGTGGTCAGGGATTTGGAATGCCAAGGCATCTCAGATCAG ATCATCCAAAAGACCATTTCCGTGAGAATGTGAGGAGAATGAGGCAGATGCAGAGACAGTCAAAGGAGCGAGATGTTCAGTCAGCCCAGCCAGTAAAGGCTCTCTGGAAGTCAGAAAAATACAAGGATATTTCCTCAAAAATAAAGTCAGATATAGAG GTTCAGTTAAAGAGGAATGACTTTGACTTCATTAAGATCAACGGTCGTTCTGCAAAGCACAGTCAGGTTCCCCGTGCCCCAAGTCTGACAGCCTTGGACGACCTGAAGAAAAAGCATGAAGAGGAGTACCGGCGACACAAGCTGGGAGCAGTACCAACATA CCTGCGAGCGCGTAAGGAGCAATGGAAAAAAGAGGAGGAGGACAGAGTCGCGAATACCCCTGACCCTGCCTGTCCTGAAGGTCACAAAGTGATGCCTGATGCAGAACGTAGGGAGACCCTAGACCTTCTCAAACAAA AGCAACAAGAGCTGATCAGCAAACTACAATCACTCCCTCTCCGGACAGACACGTTCAGAATGAGGAGCTGTAAACAGGAACTTGAGAACAAACTCGCAGAAATGGAGGAGGCCATCAAAATATTCTCGCGACCCAAAGTCTTTGTTAAGAGTgaatga
- the LOC128221752 gene encoding uncharacterized protein C2orf81 homolog, protein MSKAAVSKSRAEKAGKLPQAQTPVVSHEIVPGKFNDHDWNMMVDKDGAEDYVDDIVDDLIDITLGKCYELYIQRQLIPFTVSQAKDAILSIIEWQFLKRDDGEKAPETDGGWMQDEEPDPAETDCWAQGSVPRQFLPTPVVEVLHEEAEELEEEDGNQELEEEQDEVVIQDDPELEDVVSEPDEVAKEEAERLAREEEEKAKAEAEKKKKRKFKRYTGKIRPVDNNKMTESLEQTEMTLLSAEIAASMPRPNANMGPIVTMPASCHSILRVQAGRPPGNKDVEYDDYGNVVAVIRLNPEKLPSHRVKVNYRVIDPAVEAAQARLDSMKTGRYVAPKPRTKRQQPAEQSKDTVNVKESESSQIPAKTALPPPMIETMEVAPGVTIKEGGRLKHGPSRYIRRIDMLNQNQMGLKPVSTKMSTPRLNVTDILDRHTPILRPIHDNSPLPPIMAVPHPPAKPKIAT, encoded by the exons ATGTCGAAAGCTGCTGTTTCAAAGTCTAGGGCTGAGAAGGCAGGCAAACTGCCTCAGGCCCAGACTCCAGTTGTGTCTCATGAAATAGTTCCAGGAAAGTTTAACGACCATGACTG GAACATGATGGTGGACAAGGATGGTGCTGAGGACTATGTGGACGACATAGTTGATGACCTCATTGACATCACCCTTGGAAAATGTTATGAACTGTATATTCAGAGACAGTTAATTCCCTTCACAGTTTCACAGGCCAAAGATGCTATTTTAAGCATCATTGAG TGGCAGTTTTTAAAGAGGGATGATGGAGAAAAAGCCCCTGAAACTGATGGGGGTTGGATGCAAGATGAAG AGCCTGACCCTGCAGAGACAGATTGCTGGGCCCAGGGATCGGTACCCAGGCAATTCCTGCCAACGCCAGTAGTGGAGGTACTCCATGAGGAAGCAGAAGAGCTGGAGGAGGAGGATGGCAACCAGGAGCTCGAAGAGGAACA GGACGAGGTAGTTATTCAAGATGATCCAGAGTTGGAGGATGTGGTCTCAGAGCCTGATGAGGTAGCCAAGGAGGAGGCAGAAAGGCTGGCACGCGAGGAGGAGGAGAAGGCTAAG GCTGAAGcagagaaaaagaaaaagcGCAAATTCAAGCGCTATACAGGCAAGATTCGGCCAGTGGACAACAACAAGATGACAGAGTCTCTAGAACAGACTGAGATGACCCTGCTGTCCGCGGAGATAGCAGCAAGCATGCCCCGCCCAAATGCCAACATGGGACCCATAGTCACCATGCCAGCTTCATGTCACTCAATACTCAGG GTGCAGGCTGGGCGTCCTCCAGGCAACAAGGATGTTGAGTATGATGACTACGGTAATGTAGTGGCAGTCATCAGGCTGAACCCAGAGAAACTGCCCTCACATAG GGTGAAGGTGAACTACCGTGTGATTGACCCGGCAGTGGAGGCAGCCCAGGCGAGGCTTGACTCCATGAAGACGGGCCGATATGTTGCCCCCAAACCACGCACCAAACGCCAACAGCCGGCTGAACAGAGCAAGGACACAGTTAATG TGAAAGAATCTGAATCCAGTCAAATACCAGCAAAAACAGCACTCCCTCCACCCATG ATTGAGACCATGGAAGTAGCTCCAGGAGTGACCATCAAAGAAGGTGGCAGATTAAAACACGGACCTTCAAGG TATATCCGGCGTATAGACATGTTAAACCAGAACCAGATGGGCTTAAAACCTGTTTCCACCAAGATGTCCACCCCTCGTCTCAATGTAACGGACATTCTTGACAGACACACCCCCATCCTGCGACCAATCCACGACAACTCGCCCCTCCCACCCATTATGGCCGTACCTCATCCTCCAGCGAAACCGAAAATAGCCACATGA
- the LOC128221762 gene encoding enkurin domain-containing protein 1-like isoform X1, with translation MHGLAIQGSGQGFGMPRHLRSDHPKDHFRENVRRMRQMQRQSKERDVQSAQPVKALWKSEKYKDISSKIKSDIEKEPDAPRPHSAHFLRAHMRSGPSVKLQNRPCTPDPQLSVPPASEANDVQLKRNDFDFIKINGRSAKHSQVPRAPSLTALDDLKKKHEEEYRRHKLGAVPTYLRARKEQWKKEEEDRVANTPDPACPEGHKVMPDAERRETLDLLKQKQQELISKLQSLPLRTDTFRMRSCKQELENKLAEMEEAIKIFSRPKVFVKSE, from the exons ATGCACGGTCTTGCAATTCAAGGGAGTGGTCAGGGATTTGGAATGCCAAGGCATCTCAGATCAG ATCATCCAAAAGACCATTTCCGTGAGAATGTGAGGAGAATGAGGCAGATGCAGAGACAGTCAAAGGAGCGAGATGTTCAGTCAGCCCAGCCAGTAAAGGCTCTCTGGAAGTCAGAAAAATACAAGGATATTTCCTCAAAAATAAAGTCAGATATAGAG AAGGAGCCAGATGCACCACGCCCTCACTCTGCCCATTTTCTGCGGGCCCATATGAGATCAGGACCATCTGTGAAGCTTCAGAATCGCCCGTGTACTCCAGACCCTCAACTCTCTGTACCACCGGCCAGTGAAGCAAATGAT GTTCAGTTAAAGAGGAATGACTTTGACTTCATTAAGATCAACGGTCGTTCTGCAAAGCACAGTCAGGTTCCCCGTGCCCCAAGTCTGACAGCCTTGGACGACCTGAAGAAAAAGCATGAAGAGGAGTACCGGCGACACAAGCTGGGAGCAGTACCAACATA CCTGCGAGCGCGTAAGGAGCAATGGAAAAAAGAGGAGGAGGACAGAGTCGCGAATACCCCTGACCCTGCCTGTCCTGAAGGTCACAAAGTGATGCCTGATGCAGAACGTAGGGAGACCCTAGACCTTCTCAAACAAA AGCAACAAGAGCTGATCAGCAAACTACAATCACTCCCTCTCCGGACAGACACGTTCAGAATGAGGAGCTGTAAACAGGAACTTGAGAACAAACTCGCAGAAATGGAGGAGGCCATCAAAATATTCTCGCGACCCAAAGTCTTTGTTAAGAGTgaatga